A single Mus musculus strain 129S1/SvImJ chromosome 12 genomic scaffold, GRCm38.p6 alternate locus group 129S1/SvImJ 129S1/SVIMJ_MMCHR12_CTG1 DNA region contains:
- the Adam6b gene encoding a disintegrin and metalloproteinase domain 6-like (The RefSeq protein has 2 substitutions compared to this genomic sequence), with product MLSLTWGMRLVERPVVPRVLLLLFALWLLLLVPVWCSQGHPTWRYISSEVVIPRKEIYHTKGLQAQRLLSYSLHFRGQRHIIHLRRKTLIWPRHLLLTTQDDQGALQMDYPFFPVDCYYIGYLEGIPQSMVTVDTCYGGLSGVMKLDDLTYEIKPLNDSQSFEHLVSQIVSESDDTGPMNAWKHWSHNTGSPSSRLEYADGAPRISSKNYATHPAAIKGHFQATNSVYNSAAGDKLSSTVGYLFQVISLMDTYLTNLHMRYYVFLMTVYTNSDPFRLEFAVPGGSAYNYYVSVFYNKFKPDAGVLLNKYGPQDNQVNPAERSICSSLALICIGKYDRNPLFLSPIITNRVGRSLGLKYDEGYCVCQRRNTCIMFRHPQLTDAFSNCSLAEISNILNTPGLMPCLFYDRHVYYNTSLTYKFCGNFKVDNDEQCDCGSQKACYSDPCCGNDCRLTPGSICDKELCCANCTYSPSGTLCRPIQNICDLPEYCNGTKYICPDDTYLQDGTPCSEDGYCYKGNCTDRNIQCMEIFGVSAKNANIKCYDINKQRFRFGHCTRAEESLTFNACADQDKLCGRLQCTNVTNLPYLQEHVSFHQSIISGFTCFGLDEHRGTETTDAGMVRHGTPCSKSKFCDQGACSGSLSHLGYDCTPEKCSFRGVCNNHRNCHCHFGWKPPECKEEGLSGSIDSGSPPVQRHTIKQKQEPVVYLRILFGRIYFLFVALLFGIATRVGVTKIFRFEDLQATLRSGQGPARDKPK from the coding sequence ATGTTATCTCTGACCTGGGGCATGAGGCTAGTGGAAAGACCTGTGGTCCCCAGGGTCCTCCTCTTGCTATTTGCACTCTGGCTGCTCCTCCTGGTTCCAGTCTGGTGTTCTCAAGGCCATCCTACTTGGCGTTACATCTCATCGGAGGTGGTTATTCCTCGGAAGGAGATCTACCATACCAAAGGACTTCAAGCACAAAGACTGCTCTCATATAGCTTGCATTTTCGGGGCCAGAGACATATCATCCACCTGCGGAGAAAGACACTCATTTGGCCCAGACACTTGTTGCTGACAACTCAAGATGACCAAGGAGCCTTACAGATGGATTACCCCTTTTTTCCTGTAGATTGTTACTATATTGGCTACCTGGAGGGGATCCCACAATCCATGGTCACTGTGGATACTTGTTATGGGGGCCTGTCAGGGGTCATGAAGTTAGATGACCTTACCTATGAAATCAAACCCCTCAATGATTCACAGAGCTTTGAACACCTTGTTTCTCAGATAGTATCTGAGTCTGATGACACAGGGCCTATGAATGCATGGAAGCACTGGAGCCATaatacaggttctccctcctccAGATTGGAATATGCAGATGGAGCTCCCAGAATATCTAGTAAGAACTACGCTACACATCCAGCTGCTATAAAAGGCCACTTTCAAGCAACCAATTCTGTATATAATTCTGCTGCAGGTGACAAACTTTCATCTACTGTTGGGTATTTGTTTCAAGTCATTAGTTTAATGGACACCTATCTGACCAATCTTCATATGCGGTACTATGTCTTTCTCATGACTGTGTACACCAATTCTGATCCATTTCGACTTGAGTTTGCAGTTCCAGGAGGGTCGGCTTATAATTACTATGTGTCAGTCTTTTATAATAAATTTAAGCCTGATGCAGGAGTTTTACTTAATAAGTATGGGCCACAAGATAACCAGGTTAATCCAGCTGAGAGGAGTATATGTTCTTCCTTAGCCCTAATTTGTATTGGTAAATATGATCGAAATCCTTTATTTTTATCTCCTATAATAACCAATCGTGTTGGAAGGAGTTTAGGCTTAAAATATGATGAGGGGTACTGTGTCTGCCAGAGAAGGAACACCTGCATTATGTTCAGACATCCTCAATTAACAGATGCTTTCAGCAATTGTTCCCTTGCAGAGATAAGCAACATACTTAATACTCCTGGTCTGATGCCATGTCTTTTCTATGACCGTCATGTTTATTATAATACATCATTGACTTATAAGTTTTGTGGAAACTTCAAAGTAGATAACGATGAGCAGTGTGACTGTGGCTCCCAAAAGGCATGTTATTCAGATCCCTGCTGTGGAAATGATTGCAGGTTAACACCTGGTAGCATTTGTGATAAAGAATTATGCTGTGCAAATTGCACTTACAGTCCTTCTGGGACACTCTGCAGACCTATCCAGAACATATGTGATCTTCCAGAGTACTGTAATGGGACTAAATACATTTGCCCAGATGACACTTATCTGCAAGATGGGACACCATGCTCAGAAGAGGGTTACTGCTATAAAGGTAACTGCACTGATCGCAACATACAATGCATGGAAATCTTTGGTGTAAGTGCTAAGAATGCTAATATTAAGTGCTATGACATCAACAAACAACGGTTTCGATTTGGGCATTGTACTAGAGCAGAAGAAAGCCTCACATTCAATGCTTGTGCTGATCAGGACAAGCTGTGTGGAAGGTTGCAGTGTACCAATGTCACCAATCTTCCATATTTGCAAGAACATGTTTCATTCCATCAATCGATTATCTCTGGGGTTACCTGCTTTGGGCTTGATGAACATCGTGGGACAGAAACAACAGATGCTGGAATGGTGAGACATGGTACCCCCTGCTCCAAAAGTAAGTTCTGTGATCAAGGAGCTTGCAGTGGAAGTTTATCTCATTTGGGTTATGACTGCACCCCAGAAAAATGCAGTTTTAGAGGAGTGTGTAACAATCATCGGAATTGCCATTGTCATTTTGGTTGGAAGCCTCCAGAGTGCAAAGAAGAGGGACTAAGTGGGAGCATAGACAGTGGGTCCCCTCCAGTTCAAAGgcacacaataaaacaaaaacaagagccaGTGGTGTATTTAAGAATACTCTTTGGTCGTATTTACTTCCTCTTTGTTGCACTGCTCTTTGGCATTGCCACTCGTGTAGGAGTTACTAAGATTTTTAGATTTGAAGACTTGCAAGCTACTTTACGTTCTGGGCAAGGACCAGCAAGGGACAAGCCAAAGTAA